From Spirosoma agri, one genomic window encodes:
- a CDS encoding ABC transporter permease, protein MLRNYLKITVRTLWKNKLFSGLNIVGLGIGMAAVWLMVLYVSDELSYDRFHTNANRIVRVTHFAEWPGGNLKLASTSAPYASALQNDYPEIEKTVRIVPEGGGTLTVKNKKIDVGDIYFTDKTIFDVFTFPFLYGDPVTALAKPQSIVLTKSIAETLFGEARKAIGQVVEFDNHFPNTVTGVMDDVPANSHLQFRALRSLPSNYTNGWQSFELYTYLLLTKESDYKALEAKLPGFYQKYVKKEMGEINYRMELQPLTSIHLHSHLDYELGPNGNMATVSIFGLVAALILLIACINYVNLYTARSLKRTCEVGVRKAIGSHRLQLVGQFLTESVLMTFMAGLVGVALATMTLPYFNQMADKTLSIGGTGQRLFIVTLFALVIGALSGLYPAWLLSTFRPVAALKGLVGSQLGSVTFKQSMVVFQFVATVALIACSGIVYRQMEFVRHKDLGFNKEQVLTFHIDNEDVRLRVEALKERLGQSPLIESVATASNPIGNNNIGGGSMFFEQNGVMGSSAQVVQRFLVDSDYLKTLEIKLVSGRSFSKSFKSDLTNAVLVNETLVKKMGWKDPIGKRIRYYIDNEKHTAEARVVGAIADFHTYSLQHKIEPLVLQMPAPADRDNVYVRIQPAKTTDALAFIKSVYQTFDPTATLDFHFLDENFSKQYKAEQKQGEVLLTFTMLAVLIACLGLFGLAAFAAEQRTKEIGVRKVLGASVSSIVVMLSRDFLKLVLIAVVLATPVAWFAMHRWLQNFAYKVNIEWWVFAVAGVLAIGIALLTVSFQSVKAALMNPVKSLRSE, encoded by the coding sequence ATGTTACGCAACTACCTGAAAATAACCGTCCGGACACTCTGGAAAAACAAACTCTTCAGTGGCCTTAACATCGTTGGGCTGGGCATCGGGATGGCGGCCGTATGGCTGATGGTGTTGTACGTTAGCGATGAACTGAGCTACGACCGGTTCCATACGAATGCTAATCGCATCGTTCGGGTAACGCATTTCGCCGAATGGCCCGGAGGTAACCTCAAATTAGCTTCAACATCGGCTCCGTACGCGTCTGCGCTGCAAAACGATTATCCGGAAATTGAGAAAACCGTTCGGATCGTTCCGGAAGGGGGCGGCACGCTAACGGTCAAGAACAAAAAAATAGATGTAGGGGATATCTATTTCACCGATAAAACGATCTTCGATGTCTTTACCTTTCCGTTCCTTTACGGCGATCCGGTAACCGCGCTGGCAAAACCGCAAAGTATTGTTCTGACAAAAAGCATTGCCGAAACGCTGTTTGGTGAAGCTCGAAAAGCGATTGGTCAGGTCGTTGAGTTCGACAACCACTTTCCGAATACCGTCACGGGTGTTATGGATGATGTTCCGGCTAATTCGCATCTCCAGTTCAGGGCGTTGCGTTCCCTACCCTCGAACTACACCAATGGCTGGCAGAGTTTTGAATTATACACCTATCTGCTGCTGACGAAAGAAAGCGATTACAAGGCTCTGGAAGCGAAACTGCCCGGTTTCTATCAAAAATATGTAAAGAAAGAAATGGGTGAGATCAATTACCGCATGGAGCTTCAACCCTTGACATCGATTCACCTGCATTCGCATCTGGATTATGAACTAGGTCCAAACGGCAACATGGCTACCGTATCTATTTTCGGACTGGTGGCAGCATTGATCTTACTGATTGCCTGCATCAATTACGTGAATTTGTACACCGCCCGCTCCCTCAAACGGACCTGTGAAGTTGGCGTTCGGAAAGCAATCGGTTCGCACCGATTGCAGCTTGTCGGGCAGTTTTTGACCGAGTCCGTGCTAATGACGTTTATGGCGGGTCTGGTTGGTGTTGCTTTGGCGACAATGACGTTGCCCTACTTTAATCAGATGGCCGATAAAACGCTGTCAATCGGTGGAACCGGTCAGCGGCTGTTTATCGTGACGCTGTTCGCCCTGGTCATTGGAGCGTTGAGCGGGCTGTATCCCGCGTGGCTGCTGTCTACTTTTCGACCCGTAGCGGCTTTGAAGGGATTGGTCGGTAGCCAGCTCGGGAGTGTTACGTTTAAGCAGTCGATGGTTGTGTTTCAGTTTGTGGCAACCGTCGCGTTGATTGCCTGCTCGGGTATTGTTTATCGGCAAATGGAATTTGTACGGCATAAAGATCTGGGCTTCAACAAAGAGCAGGTACTTACCTTTCACATTGATAACGAAGACGTTCGGCTACGGGTTGAGGCCCTGAAAGAACGGCTGGGGCAAAGTCCGTTGATCGAAAGCGTCGCTACCGCCAGTAATCCAATTGGCAATAACAATATTGGTGGTGGTAGTATGTTTTTCGAACAGAACGGAGTAATGGGGTCATCTGCGCAGGTAGTGCAGCGGTTTCTGGTTGATTCAGACTACCTCAAGACACTAGAAATCAAATTAGTGAGCGGTCGTAGCTTTTCGAAGTCTTTTAAAAGCGACTTGACGAATGCGGTGTTGGTAAATGAAACGCTGGTAAAGAAAATGGGTTGGAAAGACCCAATCGGGAAACGCATTCGCTACTACATCGATAACGAAAAACATACGGCTGAAGCACGGGTGGTGGGCGCCATCGCCGATTTTCACACCTATTCACTTCAGCACAAGATCGAGCCGCTGGTTCTACAAATGCCCGCACCGGCTGACAGAGACAATGTGTACGTCCGGATTCAGCCCGCCAAAACGACTGACGCCCTGGCGTTCATCAAATCGGTTTATCAGACCTTTGACCCGACGGCTACGCTGGATTTTCACTTTCTTGACGAGAACTTCTCCAAACAATATAAAGCAGAGCAGAAGCAGGGTGAAGTTTTGCTAACGTTTACGATGCTGGCCGTTCTGATCGCGTGTTTGGGCTTGTTTGGGCTGGCTGCTTTTGCCGCCGAACAGCGCACCAAAGAAATTGGCGTCCGCAAGGTGCTGGGTGCATCGGTGAGTAGCATCGTCGTGATGCTTTCCCGCGACTTTCTGAAGCTGGTTCTTATTGCCGTTGTGTTGGCTACGCCCGTTGCGTGGTTTGCCATGCACCGCTGGCTTCAGAACTTCGCCTATAAAGTGAATATCGAGTGGTGGGTCTTTGCGGTAGCGGGTGTACTAGCGATTGGTATCGCCTTACTAACCGTTAGTTTTCAGAGTGTGAAAGCGGCTCTGATGAATCCGGTGAAAAGTTTAAGAAGTGAGTAG
- a CDS encoding PA14 domain-containing protein, whose product MLRNLSRNRQHTSLNVGRLAIWLAAYLVMVLYAKAQPGLKGDYYTGTNFERKILTRVDPELNFHWNRNGPATNMPRSYYSIRWTGKIMAPVTGQYGFFAKVDDGIRVWVGNKKVMDSWQLNDSKNYSGTILLEAGRYYDLRVDYFNAMLGGELELHWKRPDQKKPLIRFSDNSGDLITAQYFRQAAPPVAVEAKPVKPAPIPPPPKPAQPIGKPVRDIAKVTPKPVSPASPVAKPVIVPKPVSETTVIAVTPQPASAPEPQSGLTAGETVVLRNVQFEQSSYSLLPESSIELDKLVAALKTNAQWRIDVAGHTDNVGDPRLNRALSENRAKVVATYLIRHGIAEERIETKGYGGSQPIADNAIETERVKNRRVAITVR is encoded by the coding sequence ATGCTTCGGAATCTGAGTCGAAACAGGCAACATACTAGCCTGAACGTTGGTAGACTAGCCATTTGGCTTGCTGCTTACCTGGTTATGGTCCTCTACGCTAAAGCTCAGCCGGGCCTGAAGGGCGACTACTACACCGGAACCAATTTCGAGCGGAAGATTTTGACGCGCGTCGACCCGGAACTTAATTTTCACTGGAATCGAAATGGCCCTGCTACAAACATGCCTCGCTCGTATTATTCGATTCGGTGGACGGGTAAAATTATGGCACCGGTTACGGGGCAGTACGGTTTTTTTGCCAAAGTAGATGACGGTATACGCGTCTGGGTCGGCAATAAAAAAGTGATGGATTCCTGGCAGCTCAACGACTCTAAAAACTACAGTGGTACGATACTGCTGGAAGCAGGTCGTTATTACGATTTACGGGTCGATTACTTCAATGCCATGCTGGGGGGCGAACTCGAACTTCACTGGAAGCGCCCCGATCAGAAAAAACCATTGATTCGTTTTTCTGATAATTCCGGTGATCTGATAACGGCGCAGTATTTTCGACAAGCAGCCCCACCCGTTGCTGTTGAAGCCAAACCAGTAAAACCGGCTCCTATACCACCACCGCCCAAGCCTGCGCAACCAATCGGTAAGCCTGTACGCGACATCGCAAAAGTAACGCCAAAACCAGTCAGTCCGGCATCGCCTGTTGCCAAGCCCGTGATAGTGCCCAAACCTGTTTCGGAAACAACAGTGATCGCCGTTACTCCCCAACCGGCATCGGCTCCTGAACCTCAATCGGGACTAACGGCCGGAGAAACCGTTGTGTTGCGTAACGTTCAGTTTGAACAGAGTAGTTATAGCCTGTTACCCGAATCGTCGATAGAGCTGGATAAGTTGGTTGCTGCGTTGAAAACAAACGCGCAATGGCGTATTGACGTCGCTGGCCATACCGACAACGTAGGTGATCCGCGACTAAATCGGGCGCTTTCCGAAAATCGCGCGAAAGTGGTTGCTACCTACCTGATTCGGCACGGCATTGCTGAAGAGCGTATCGAGACGAAAGGATACGGAGGTTCACAACCCATTGCCGACAACGCTATCGAAACTGAACGCGTCAAAAACCGGCGCGTAGCAATCACAGTTCGATAA
- a CDS encoding SusD/RagB family nutrient-binding outer membrane lipoprotein: MKRVYKSIVAVVLGLQFFGCSSIVENLNVDPNNPTKSTGSLLLTGTELANMATQEGMASRLTTIWSGYATGADRQWLDYYNYNVTAGVYDGDWNLVFQATNANALLTIEQANALGNRKMVAIAKILRANALATGTELWGDIPFDQAGDIAKYPNPAFEPQATVYTKLLALLDDAITDLKSGVGTVTNDDIHFGGDAAKWLQVAYTLKARLLTDTKQYDAAYTAAQSGISTYANSMYAPHGNIANVNQNSYFSFLASARTGDINAVGAYNVGLLNPASTRNRNNAKTIETARFKFYYLEVGVNSPGKIEPNTTGTTGFFAQSASFPLVTYQENSLTLAEMALRSGKGFTTALGHLNAYRAFLATGGYINSAYLTAGAYKYDPYVAADFAAGGIENTDGITADNALLREILEERYVSFYGQHLGWNDERRTRAEAYGIKLTPNNGTQLPWRFIYPQNELNSNPNAPKPVPATFEAPAIYR; the protein is encoded by the coding sequence ATGAAACGAGTCTATAAATCGATTGTCGCCGTTGTGCTTGGTCTCCAGTTTTTCGGCTGTTCGTCTATCGTCGAGAACCTGAACGTAGATCCCAACAACCCGACCAAATCAACGGGCAGTCTGCTGCTGACAGGTACGGAGCTTGCCAATATGGCCACGCAGGAAGGTATGGCCAGCCGACTGACAACCATCTGGAGTGGGTATGCCACGGGTGCTGACCGACAATGGCTGGATTACTACAATTACAACGTTACTGCCGGCGTTTACGATGGCGACTGGAACCTGGTCTTTCAGGCAACGAACGCCAACGCGCTGCTCACCATCGAGCAGGCAAATGCGCTCGGCAATCGTAAAATGGTCGCTATCGCCAAGATCCTGCGGGCCAATGCACTGGCTACCGGCACTGAACTGTGGGGTGATATTCCGTTCGATCAGGCGGGTGATATTGCTAAGTATCCAAATCCGGCCTTCGAACCGCAGGCGACGGTTTACACAAAGTTGCTGGCGTTGCTGGACGATGCCATCACCGACCTGAAATCAGGCGTAGGCACCGTTACAAACGATGATATTCATTTTGGTGGTGATGCGGCCAAATGGTTACAGGTAGCCTACACGCTGAAAGCCCGGTTATTGACCGATACCAAACAATACGATGCTGCGTATACGGCCGCCCAAAGCGGGATAAGTACCTACGCCAATTCGATGTATGCCCCCCACGGCAACATCGCCAACGTAAACCAGAATTCGTATTTCTCGTTTCTGGCCAGCGCACGAACCGGTGATATCAACGCCGTTGGTGCCTACAATGTTGGCCTACTGAATCCTGCCAGCACCAGAAACCGGAACAACGCAAAAACCATCGAGACAGCCCGGTTTAAGTTTTACTATCTAGAAGTAGGCGTCAACAGCCCTGGTAAAATTGAACCAAATACGACGGGTACAACCGGCTTTTTTGCCCAGAGTGCCAGTTTCCCCCTCGTCACGTATCAAGAGAATAGTCTGACGCTGGCGGAGATGGCTTTGCGCTCCGGAAAAGGGTTCACGACGGCCTTGGGTCACCTGAATGCGTACCGGGCATTTCTGGCTACGGGCGGCTACATCAACTCGGCGTATCTGACCGCTGGAGCGTACAAATATGATCCTTACGTAGCGGCTGACTTTGCGGCTGGCGGCATCGAAAATACGGATGGCATTACGGCGGATAACGCCCTGCTTCGCGAAATTCTGGAGGAACGCTATGTTTCATTTTATGGACAGCACCTTGGCTGGAACGATGAGCGCCGTACCCGTGCCGAAGCCTACGGTATCAAGCTGACCCCTAACAACGGCACTCAGCTTCCGTGGCGGTTCATTTATCCACAGAACGAACTGAACTCGAATCCGAACGCCCCCAAACCAGTACCGGCTACGTTTGAAGCACCCGCTATTTACAGGTAG
- a CDS encoding SusC/RagA family TonB-linked outer membrane protein, producing the protein MRNRHLLLILLFSLYVPLQLMAQSRVIKGIITSGDDNSPTPGVNVVVKGTTIGASTNAEGAYTISVPAGMTKEGSLVFSFIGMKTAEVPIGNQSTISIRLQHDATSLDEVIVSALGFKENADKRGATASKIEAKDIVRSGETGVINGMSGKAAGVQITKSAGDPGAGSYIQIRGQNTITGSTQPLVIVDGIPISNSTLGDQAAGVTQQSRLNDINPEDIASMQILKGASAAALWGSRAANGVIVITTKKGANSDKVNISYSSTVSFDKPNLLHPLQSNYGQGSDGVYNPTVANSWGDKIANRAGGDDVVNMNAGRFESYSGKTYYPILTKNSKETYNDARKDAVFRTGTYIDNNLAISGGNEKGNFYMSIGDLRQKGIINGQSDYNRTTLRFNSERRFNDVIKATTNATYARTTSNRIQRSNSVNGLYIGYLRSAPDFDSRDYKGNYFSSPTASAIPNRQRSYRNYLGALANPIYNDPLWAIKELTNFSEVDRFILSSELLITPSKWFDVTVRGGIDANTDHRITNYPVNSAVNSGLGSFEEAIYKESEMNGDIIGRAFGDFGKNITSTLIVGFNLNDRKYLNLGGTMNTFIIPDAPANFGNSLTSNDAPYRTTTHRRMARLYSTLNVGFYNQLYVNASVAAESGSTFGSQTKSTFYYPSADLAWQFTQLPMLRDNRILSFGKLRASYGTVGVQPDAYRNATTYVNASFSSWANPLSGSGYGNGAYVRSSTQGDPFLQPERKTEYEVGADLRFLNNRLTAGFTYYKNNIDNLLLNVAAAGSTGYTSKYTNAGSMSNKGWELELNYAILSKNSFNWNVFGNVSRNINRVTNLAGTDIITLGGFSSTASTVAKVGYAMSSLYGGTYLRTETGALQLNANGFPQVASQFGVVGDPNPDYRGGFGTNFSYKKVTLNVLFETFQGGDFYNGTRGVLYNFGTHADVGNEVTLTQDMKNYAGKTITAGSTVRGNIGNFGAGPVLLDQSYYTSIGGGFSTLVEQFITDASWTRLREVSVGYSISSPKFRQKTKLQSIDLTVTGRNPILWTKMVGIDPETALNGASNSRGQDYFNSPNTKSLLFSVKINY; encoded by the coding sequence ATGCGAAACAGACATTTACTGCTAATCCTGTTATTCTCCCTCTATGTACCTCTCCAGCTCATGGCACAGAGTCGGGTTATTAAAGGGATAATTACATCTGGCGACGATAATTCCCCCACACCCGGCGTCAACGTGGTTGTTAAAGGCACAACAATCGGTGCATCGACCAATGCCGAAGGAGCCTATACCATTTCCGTTCCGGCGGGTATGACGAAAGAAGGTTCGCTGGTCTTTTCCTTCATCGGCATGAAAACCGCTGAGGTTCCGATTGGCAACCAGAGCACGATCTCGATCAGACTTCAGCACGACGCAACCTCACTAGATGAGGTAATCGTTAGTGCGCTGGGTTTTAAGGAGAATGCCGACAAACGGGGCGCTACAGCCTCTAAAATCGAAGCGAAAGACATCGTTCGTTCGGGCGAAACGGGCGTTATCAATGGTATGTCCGGGAAGGCTGCCGGGGTACAGATCACGAAATCAGCCGGTGACCCCGGTGCCGGTTCGTATATCCAGATTCGGGGTCAGAACACAATCACGGGGTCAACGCAGCCACTGGTTATCGTTGACGGTATTCCGATCAGTAATTCGACGCTTGGCGATCAGGCAGCCGGTGTAACGCAGCAATCCCGCCTGAATGACATCAACCCCGAAGACATTGCGTCGATGCAGATTTTGAAGGGTGCTTCGGCGGCTGCTCTGTGGGGATCGCGGGCGGCCAATGGTGTCATCGTGATCACGACAAAAAAAGGCGCAAACAGCGACAAGGTCAACATCTCGTATAGCTCTACCGTTTCGTTCGATAAGCCGAACCTGCTCCATCCGCTACAAAGCAACTACGGCCAGGGTTCCGATGGCGTCTATAACCCGACCGTCGCCAATTCGTGGGGAGATAAGATTGCCAACCGGGCCGGGGGCGACGATGTCGTCAACATGAACGCGGGACGCTTCGAATCGTACAGTGGTAAAACATATTATCCGATACTCACCAAGAACTCGAAGGAAACGTACAACGACGCGCGTAAAGACGCGGTATTCCGTACGGGTACGTACATCGATAACAACCTGGCGATCAGCGGTGGTAATGAAAAGGGAAATTTTTACATGAGCATTGGCGATCTGCGCCAGAAAGGCATCATCAACGGCCAGAGCGATTACAACCGGACCACGCTCCGGTTTAACTCCGAACGTCGTTTCAACGATGTGATTAAAGCCACGACCAATGCAACTTACGCCCGGACAACATCGAACCGGATTCAGCGCAGTAACAGTGTCAATGGCCTTTACATCGGCTACCTGCGCTCTGCTCCTGATTTCGACAGCCGCGATTACAAGGGCAATTATTTTTCGTCACCAACGGCCAGTGCCATCCCGAACCGGCAACGGTCGTACCGGAATTACCTCGGCGCTTTGGCGAACCCGATTTACAACGATCCACTTTGGGCCATTAAGGAGTTGACTAATTTCTCGGAAGTCGACCGATTCATTCTAAGCTCCGAACTGCTCATTACGCCCTCAAAATGGTTCGACGTAACCGTTCGTGGCGGTATTGACGCGAACACCGATCACCGCATCACGAACTATCCGGTCAACTCAGCCGTGAACAGTGGCCTGGGCAGTTTCGAGGAAGCGATCTACAAAGAGTCGGAAATGAACGGCGACATCATTGGTCGTGCCTTCGGCGATTTTGGCAAGAACATTACCAGCACGCTGATCGTAGGCTTTAACCTCAACGACCGGAAATACCTCAATCTGGGCGGCACGATGAATACATTCATTATTCCCGATGCACCAGCCAACTTCGGTAACTCGCTGACCTCGAACGATGCGCCGTACCGGACCACCACGCACCGCCGGATGGCCCGTCTCTACTCGACCCTGAACGTTGGGTTTTACAACCAGTTGTATGTCAATGCGTCGGTAGCCGCTGAATCGGGCTCTACGTTCGGTAGCCAGACGAAATCGACGTTCTATTACCCATCTGCCGATCTTGCCTGGCAGTTTACGCAATTGCCGATGCTGCGCGACAACCGGATTCTGTCATTCGGCAAACTCCGCGCTTCGTATGGTACAGTGGGCGTACAACCCGATGCCTATCGGAATGCCACAACGTACGTCAATGCGTCGTTTAGCAGTTGGGCCAATCCACTCAGCGGATCAGGCTATGGCAACGGCGCGTACGTACGCAGCAGCACGCAGGGTGACCCCTTCCTGCAACCCGAACGGAAGACGGAATACGAAGTGGGTGCCGATCTTCGCTTCCTGAACAACCGCCTGACCGCCGGTTTCACCTATTATAAAAACAACATTGATAATCTTCTGCTCAATGTCGCTGCGGCTGGTTCGACAGGTTATACGTCGAAGTACACCAATGCCGGTTCGATGAGCAACAAGGGCTGGGAGCTTGAACTGAATTACGCCATTCTGAGCAAGAACTCCTTCAACTGGAATGTTTTCGGAAACGTGAGCCGCAACATCAACCGCGTCACCAACCTGGCGGGAACGGACATCATCACGCTTGGCGGATTCAGCAGCACGGCCAGCACCGTCGCGAAAGTAGGCTACGCCATGTCGTCGCTCTACGGGGGTACGTATCTGCGTACAGAAACGGGCGCGTTGCAGCTTAACGCCAATGGTTTCCCACAGGTAGCCTCGCAGTTCGGCGTTGTGGGTGACCCGAACCCGGACTATCGGGGCGGTTTTGGTACCAATTTTTCCTACAAGAAAGTTACGCTGAACGTCCTTTTCGAGACCTTCCAGGGGGGGGATTTCTACAATGGCACACGCGGGGTTCTGTATAACTTCGGCACCCATGCCGACGTTGGCAACGAGGTAACGCTGACGCAGGATATGAAGAACTACGCCGGTAAAACCATCACAGCCGGTAGTACCGTACGCGGCAATATCGGGAACTTCGGGGCCGGGCCGGTGCTGCTTGATCAGTCGTATTATACCTCGATCGGGGGTGGATTCAGCACGTTGGTCGAACAGTTCATTACGGATGCCAGCTGGACGCGTTTGCGCGAAGTATCGGTGGGCTACTCAATCAGTTCGCCAAAATTTCGTCAGAAAACCAAGCTACAATCCATCGACCTGACCGTAACGGGACGTAACCCAATCCTGTGGACGAAAATGGTTGGTATCGATCCGGAAACGGCACTGAACGGAGCCAGCAACTCGCGGGGCCAGGACTACTTCAACAGCCCAAATACCAAGTCGCTGCTGTTCAGCGTAAAAATCAATTACTAA
- a CDS encoding DUF4097 family beta strand repeat-containing protein, which translates to MKRTQFLLTLVSVATLALTSQAQDRDTPYQTKTFSGNIKAVRAETSGGSLTIEGGTDMNAKVEMFVRSNNGNNNLDKAEIEERLKDYDITIAMDNNTIVATSKRKNNDDWKRGLSISFKFYTPRNVATDLRTSGGSIRLTSLSGVQKFRTSGGSLNLTDIEGDIDGQTSGGSIHMDRCHKDIDLQTSGGSIEARESSGKMRLHTSGGSIRLTELKGDIDAQTSGGSVSGDGVDGDIKASTSGGSVRLANVSGSIDASTSAGGVDVSITKLGSYVRLTTSAGSVRVKMPLDKGITLNLSGNNIKIPLHNFSGDTEKDRIKGTLNGGGIPVTLAASSGSVYVNQ; encoded by the coding sequence ATGAAACGCACCCAGTTTCTACTTACCCTTGTGAGCGTCGCCACGCTCGCGTTGACCTCCCAGGCACAAGACCGGGATACACCCTACCAGACGAAGACGTTTTCGGGAAATATAAAGGCTGTCCGCGCCGAAACGTCGGGGGGGAGCCTGACCATCGAAGGTGGTACGGATATGAATGCGAAAGTCGAAATGTTTGTGCGGTCTAATAATGGGAATAACAACCTCGATAAAGCTGAAATCGAAGAACGGCTGAAAGACTATGACATTACCATCGCGATGGATAACAACACGATCGTGGCTACATCCAAGCGTAAAAACAACGACGACTGGAAGCGGGGATTGAGCATCAGCTTTAAATTCTACACGCCACGCAATGTCGCCACGGATCTGCGGACATCGGGCGGTAGTATTCGGCTGACTTCGCTTTCCGGTGTCCAGAAGTTTCGCACGAGTGGCGGTAGTCTGAACCTGACCGACATTGAAGGCGACATTGACGGACAAACATCGGGCGGCTCTATTCATATGGATCGTTGCCATAAAGACATTGACCTGCAAACATCGGGCGGATCGATTGAAGCCAGGGAGTCGTCGGGAAAAATGCGGTTGCATACATCAGGTGGCAGTATTCGGCTGACCGAACTGAAGGGTGACATCGACGCCCAGACCAGCGGTGGCAGTGTGAGTGGCGACGGCGTCGACGGCGACATCAAGGCAAGCACATCGGGTGGTTCGGTTCGGCTCGCCAACGTGTCGGGTAGTATTGACGCCAGCACCAGCGCGGGCGGTGTTGACGTAAGCATTACAAAACTGGGCAGTTACGTCCGGTTAACGACCAGCGCGGGTAGCGTTCGGGTCAAAATGCCGTTAGATAAGGGCATTACGCTGAATTTGAGCGGTAATAATATTAAAATTCCCCTTCATAACTTTAGTGGTGATACCGAAAAAGATCGCATCAAAGGAACCCTGAATGGTGGTGGTATCCCTGTAACCCTTGCCGCAAGCAGCGGTAGCGTATACGTGAACCAGTAA
- a CDS encoding DUF1648 domain-containing protein — protein sequence MSSYERKANRLTIFLLVVVVLLSIGGTVWLPGPIPIHFNGKGEANRWGSPATLLVLAFVCSCVVGLFWLIRRIPTEQMNFPGPRTPENVAQQRQNIDELLATNRVIITGLFLGVISQIMWASIYKQKQIIPWPSWLFIVLIFASTIVGLLNAFRLSAER from the coding sequence ATGAGTAGCTATGAGCGTAAGGCCAACCGGCTGACTATTTTTCTGCTTGTCGTCGTGGTGCTGCTATCCATTGGCGGGACGGTCTGGTTACCCGGCCCCATTCCCATCCACTTTAACGGCAAGGGGGAAGCGAACCGGTGGGGGAGTCCGGCCACGCTGCTGGTCCTGGCCTTTGTCTGTAGTTGTGTGGTCGGGCTATTCTGGCTAATTCGGCGCATACCTACTGAGCAGATGAATTTTCCCGGTCCCCGCACACCTGAAAATGTGGCTCAACAGCGGCAGAATATTGATGAGCTACTGGCTACCAATCGGGTCATAATAACGGGGTTGTTCTTGGGGGTCATCAGCCAGATCATGTGGGCGAGTATCTACAAACAAAAACAGATTATTCCGTGGCCGTCCTGGCTGTTCATCGTGCTGATTTTTGCGAGTACGATTGTTGGGCTGCTCAACGCCTTCCGCTTATCGGCGGAGCGCTAA